A window of Garra rufa chromosome 16, GarRuf1.0, whole genome shotgun sequence contains these coding sequences:
- the LOC141289036 gene encoding small integral membrane protein 32-like, producing the protein MLRQMLLNSTAAARDFDLMSNTHTPAPLNVSHGPVSVSALLKPTGRGSALREGEPYKPDLATYIVMCLVLFLLVLLIVFFINCQLRNSFFASMPYDRSLREARSSYK; encoded by the coding sequence ATGCTAAGGCAGATGCTGTTGAACTCCACGGCAGCGGCGCGAGACTTTGACCTGATGAGCAACACGCACACACCGGCACCTCTGAACGTGTCCCACGGGCCCGTGAGCGTCTCGGCCCTCCTGAAGCCTACGGGCCGCGGGAGCGCCCTGCGAGAGGGCGAGCCTTACAAACCGGACCTGGCCACATACATTGTGATGTGCCTAGTGCTCTTCCTGCTGGTCCTCCTCATCGTGTTCTTCATCAACTGTCAGCTGAGGAACTCTTTCTTCGCCTCCATGCCTTACGACCGCTCGCTGCGAGAGGCACGCAGCTCCTACAAATGA